One region of Dissulfurirhabdus thermomarina genomic DNA includes:
- the fabF gene encoding beta-ketoacyl-ACP synthase II — protein MGRDSERRVVVTGLGAVTPLGIGVEENWDNLVHGRSGIGPITKFDASELPCRIAGEVKNFDPAEWIPGKNVSKMDPFSHYAMASAAMAIADSGLDLDREDPYRVGVIIGSGIGGLLSLFENYDLYKERGHKCISPFLIPRVSINMAAANVAIIYGLKGLTLGVANGCSTGANAIANAYDAIKSGALDVAIAGASESTICAMGIGCFISMKAVSLRNDNPQKACRPFDKNRSGIVMSEGAAILALEDLEHAKNRNAPIYAELLGYGTSCDAYHITAPPADGRGAAQCMQNALRNAGIQVEEVDYINAHATGTKRGDVAETLAIKRVFGDHAYKLKISASKSMTGHAIGGASAMEAMFTALAVKNDVIPPTINLDEPDEECDLDYVPHEARSAAVKVAMSNSFGFGGTNISLVFGKY, from the coding sequence ATGGGCAGGGACTCTGAACGACGGGTGGTCGTCACGGGCCTCGGGGCGGTGACCCCGCTCGGCATCGGCGTCGAGGAGAACTGGGACAACCTGGTGCACGGCCGCTCCGGCATCGGCCCCATCACCAAGTTCGACGCCAGCGAGCTCCCCTGCAGGATTGCGGGCGAAGTCAAAAACTTCGACCCCGCCGAGTGGATACCCGGGAAGAACGTCTCCAAGATGGACCCGTTCTCCCATTATGCCATGGCCTCCGCCGCCATGGCCATCGCCGACAGCGGCCTCGACCTGGACCGGGAGGACCCATACCGGGTCGGGGTGATCATCGGTTCGGGAATCGGTGGACTCTTGTCCCTCTTCGAAAACTACGACCTATACAAGGAACGCGGACACAAATGCATTTCTCCTTTCTTGATCCCGCGCGTCAGCATTAACATGGCCGCCGCCAACGTGGCCATCATCTATGGACTCAAAGGCCTCACCCTCGGAGTTGCTAACGGTTGTTCGACAGGGGCGAATGCCATTGCCAACGCCTACGATGCAATCAAGAGTGGCGCATTGGATGTGGCCATTGCCGGGGCCAGCGAAAGCACCATCTGCGCCATGGGCATCGGGTGCTTCATCTCCATGAAGGCCGTTTCACTTCGAAACGATAATCCCCAAAAGGCCTGTCGCCCTTTCGACAAAAACCGAAGCGGTATCGTCATGTCTGAGGGAGCCGCCATCTTGGCTCTGGAAGACTTGGAACACGCCAAGAACCGCAATGCCCCCATCTACGCAGAACTACTCGGCTACGGGACCTCTTGCGACGCCTACCATATTACGGCTCCGCCGGCCGACGGGAGAGGGGCAGCACAATGCATGCAAAACGCCCTTCGGAATGCTGGGATCCAGGTTGAAGAGGTCGACTACATCAACGCACACGCTACGGGGACCAAACGAGGTGATGTCGCAGAAACCCTCGCCATCAAAAGAGTCTTCGGAGATCATGCATACAAGCTCAAAATCAGTGCATCGAAGTCCATGACAGGGCATGCAATAGGCGGCGCAAGTGCTATGGAGGCCATGTTCACGGCCTTGGCGGTCAAAAACGATGTAATCCCGCCCACCATCAACCTTGACGAGCCTGACGAGGAATGCGATCTTGATTACGTACCTCATGAAGCGAGATCGGCAGCAGTAAAAGTCGCCATGTCCAATTCTTTTGGATTTGGCGGGACAAATATCTCTTTAGTTTTTGGGAAATACTAG
- a CDS encoding sulfotransferase, giving the protein MYNFPYTIKKIYETLGIRSQFAGLAFSRLFLCSLLTTARVIDDLVPGSKCHQLDRPIFLIGHLRSGTTFLHRFLVQNCPEIRGAHLWEIAAPYKSTKILLKPLLPILRGKTFDRIYDPDIHRTGPMLPEADDIALSLRFFSGLLSWIYFAAWGHYPTTAHLENSIARFTQDPRFLPYLERLHAVNTHGTGQRAISKSFTLLFQIDLIRKHFHDPKIILLVRDPLDAVPSMLSLECRVQSKLMNFEKNDPKMKQQYIKNIYNMSILYYKELNKKIRTPGNELLVINYNYLKKRFIKTIEQLLDFCQIHPGKNFQKILKDQSSKQNNYTSHHRYSPEDFGLSKNKIQKDFAFIYEVLDEAT; this is encoded by the coding sequence ATGTATAATTTTCCATATACCATAAAAAAAATTTACGAAACTCTAGGAATTAGAAGCCAATTTGCAGGACTTGCTTTCTCTCGACTTTTTTTGTGTTCTCTTCTCACAACAGCGCGCGTCATTGACGATCTCGTTCCCGGCAGCAAGTGCCACCAATTGGATCGCCCAATTTTTCTCATCGGCCACCTTCGAAGTGGAACGACTTTTTTGCATCGTTTCCTCGTTCAGAACTGCCCAGAAATTCGCGGCGCCCATCTCTGGGAAATAGCTGCTCCATATAAATCCACCAAAATCCTTCTAAAACCACTCCTACCAATCTTGCGAGGGAAAACATTCGATCGTATCTATGATCCGGATATCCATCGGACAGGCCCCATGCTGCCCGAGGCCGATGACATCGCACTTTCCTTGAGATTCTTTAGCGGGCTCCTCTCATGGATATACTTCGCCGCATGGGGTCATTACCCGACAACGGCCCACCTGGAAAACAGCATTGCCCGTTTCACGCAAGACCCTCGTTTTTTGCCGTATTTGGAACGTCTCCACGCCGTGAATACGCATGGCACCGGGCAAAGAGCAATTTCCAAATCCTTCACGCTCCTGTTTCAAATTGATCTCATCAGGAAACACTTCCATGATCCCAAGATCATCCTGTTGGTTCGTGATCCTCTGGATGCCGTCCCATCAATGCTTTCTCTAGAGTGCCGGGTCCAGAGCAAATTAATGAACTTTGAAAAAAATGATCCGAAGATGAAGCAACAATATATAAAGAATATTTACAATATGTCAATTTTATACTATAAAGAACTAAACAAAAAAATAAGAACGCCTGGGAACGAATTACTTGTGATTAATTATAATTATTTAAAAAAAAGATTTATAAAAACTATAGAACAATTACTAGATTTCTGCCAGATTCATCCTGGAAAAAATTTCCAGAAAATATTGAAGGACCAATCATCAAAACAAAATAACTACACTTCGCATCACAGATATTCACCAGAAGACTTTGGCCTCTCCAAAAATAAAATCCAGAAAGACTTCGCATTCATATATGAAGTCCTAGATGAAGCCACCTAA
- a CDS encoding TonB-dependent receptor plug domain-containing protein — protein MALATRWTWRLLLMVGLAVVWCAPTVGAEESGLEDLLMFYRPEDLIITATRTLKRVEDAPAMATVVTADEIQRMGARTLADVVERVPGFGVSITNIGNRVFEVRGIKSYHGEKILLMVDGHRVNDGWHGGAAWTFNRMPVDNVERIEFIRGPGSALYGENAFAGVINVITKHFVPLGDVAPAKHLMEPQRFVTAYGGTEDTGGGSCYAGDADRNWAVTAYAHHFHTNGQDQTVPADILSLNPAVAGYSLAPGHTDDRLDQQDADLWLQYKELTWRTRYLQKHQGPYIGITDVLEPDSRRLSKSLFTELSWENIPLLGPHYIVKAYLDHQEMDNLWVGGPPGYLGLPQFGNGVRAEVKGKFETFGLEGQVDFHPFQGHTLSVGATYRRQHQFDIEQYANYDPRNSIITPLPGGFQDVSSFSNWASRSDHWDYDWAIFLQEEWQIMKALDLVAGVRHDHYKNFGSTTNPRVGMVWKLMENWQVKALYGEAFRAPSFIEQFNTNNPVFIGNPNLDPEKVRTTELGVIGPLWGAHVEATLFYSRYKDLIIQGPKPSLTTAAQYVNKGAAEVQGFELSAAKRVMLGVTVSGNYAYQYTRDEERGGRIPYVPAHRGNIMLDWKVLDNVFVNGRLYFCGKRYREKGDPRDELPGFATVDLSLLFRNVGIKRLDFWVKASNLLDQDYKDPAPVATISRDYPRNGRAILATVEYTF, from the coding sequence ATGGCCCTGGCAACCAGGTGGACGTGGCGGCTCTTGCTGATGGTCGGCTTGGCGGTGGTGTGGTGTGCGCCCACGGTGGGGGCCGAAGAGTCGGGGCTCGAGGATCTCCTCATGTTCTACCGGCCGGAGGACCTCATCATCACCGCCACCCGGACCCTCAAGCGCGTGGAGGACGCCCCCGCCATGGCCACCGTGGTTACCGCCGACGAGATCCAGCGCATGGGGGCCCGCACCCTGGCCGACGTGGTGGAACGGGTCCCGGGGTTCGGGGTGAGCATTACCAATATCGGCAACCGGGTTTTCGAGGTCAGAGGCATCAAAAGCTATCATGGGGAAAAGATCCTCCTCATGGTGGACGGCCACCGGGTGAACGATGGATGGCACGGGGGCGCTGCCTGGACCTTCAACCGGATGCCCGTGGACAACGTGGAGCGGATCGAGTTCATCCGGGGGCCGGGCTCGGCCCTCTACGGGGAAAATGCCTTTGCCGGCGTCATCAACGTCATCACCAAGCACTTCGTCCCGTTGGGGGACGTGGCCCCGGCGAAACACCTCATGGAGCCCCAGCGGTTCGTCACCGCCTACGGGGGAACGGAAGACACCGGCGGCGGGAGCTGTTACGCCGGGGACGCCGACCGGAACTGGGCGGTCACGGCCTATGCCCATCACTTCCATACCAACGGGCAGGACCAGACCGTCCCGGCGGACATCCTGAGCCTCAACCCGGCGGTGGCCGGCTACTCCCTGGCCCCGGGCCACACGGATGACCGCCTGGATCAGCAGGATGCCGACCTCTGGCTCCAGTACAAGGAGCTCACCTGGCGGACTCGGTACCTTCAAAAGCACCAGGGCCCGTACATCGGTATCACCGACGTCTTGGAGCCTGATTCCAGGCGCCTGAGTAAGAGTCTTTTTACTGAGCTGTCATGGGAGAACATCCCTCTTCTCGGGCCCCACTATATTGTCAAGGCCTACCTCGATCACCAAGAGATGGACAACCTGTGGGTGGGAGGGCCGCCGGGTTACCTGGGTCTTCCCCAATTCGGCAATGGTGTCCGAGCGGAGGTCAAGGGCAAATTCGAGACCTTTGGTTTAGAGGGACAGGTTGATTTTCACCCGTTCCAGGGGCATACCCTTTCCGTCGGCGCCACCTATCGGCGCCAGCACCAGTTCGACATCGAACAGTATGCCAACTATGACCCGAGAAATTCCATAATTACTCCGCTGCCTGGTGGATTTCAGGACGTGTCCTCTTTTTCAAACTGGGCCAGCCGTTCCGACCACTGGGATTATGACTGGGCCATCTTCCTCCAGGAGGAATGGCAGATCATGAAGGCGCTCGACCTGGTGGCCGGGGTCCGGCACGACCATTACAAGAACTTCGGAAGCACCACCAACCCACGGGTGGGGATGGTTTGGAAGCTCATGGAGAACTGGCAAGTGAAGGCCCTTTATGGGGAGGCATTCCGAGCGCCAAGTTTCATCGAGCAGTTCAATACCAACAATCCTGTCTTTATCGGAAATCCTAACCTGGATCCTGAGAAGGTGCGCACTACGGAGCTGGGGGTGATTGGCCCACTTTGGGGCGCGCACGTGGAGGCCACTCTGTTCTACAGCCGGTACAAAGATCTTATCATCCAGGGTCCCAAACCTTCTCTTACGACGGCGGCCCAGTATGTCAACAAGGGTGCCGCCGAGGTCCAAGGATTCGAGCTGTCTGCGGCCAAGAGAGTGATGCTCGGTGTCACGGTTTCCGGCAACTACGCCTACCAGTATACCCGGGACGAGGAAAGAGGCGGACGGATCCCCTACGTTCCTGCCCATCGCGGGAACATCATGCTGGATTGGAAGGTGCTGGACAACGTATTCGTGAACGGTCGTCTCTACTTTTGCGGCAAGCGGTATCGAGAGAAGGGGGACCCGAGGGATGAGCTCCCTGGGTTTGCTACGGTGGATCTCTCTCTGCTGTTTCGAAATGTTGGGATCAAGCGGTTGGACTTTTGGGTGAAAGCCTCGAACCTCTTGGATCAAGACTACAAGGATCCGGCCCCTGTGGCAACCATCTCGAGAGATTATCCTCGTAATGGACGGGCTATTTTGGCCACCGTGGAGTATACTTTTTAG
- a CDS encoding KdsC family phosphatase, whose amino-acid sequence MKTEDRLRRLAAPVRWVLLDVDGVVTDGGLAYDPEGREYKRFSARDGLGLRLLARGGIRAAFLTGRATPSGVLARALELEAPEIHADAKAKLPAYEAFKARHGLSDPEVLYMGDDYVDLPVLRRAGFPVTVPGAPAAVRRACALVTRAPGGHGAVREAAERLLDLKGLLDKALERYYD is encoded by the coding sequence GTGAAGACCGAGGACCGGCTCCGCCGCCTGGCCGCCCCCGTCCGCTGGGTGCTCCTCGACGTGGACGGGGTGGTCACGGACGGCGGCCTCGCCTACGACCCGGAGGGCCGGGAATACAAGCGGTTCTCCGCGCGGGACGGCCTCGGCCTCCGGCTGCTCGCCCGGGGGGGGATCCGGGCCGCCTTCCTCACGGGCCGCGCCACCCCCTCGGGGGTCCTCGCCCGGGCCCTGGAGCTCGAGGCCCCGGAGATCCACGCCGACGCCAAGGCCAAGCTCCCCGCCTACGAGGCCTTCAAGGCCCGCCACGGGCTCTCCGATCCGGAAGTCCTCTACATGGGGGACGACTACGTGGACCTCCCCGTCCTCCGCCGGGCGGGGTTCCCGGTCACCGTGCCCGGCGCCCCGGCCGCCGTCCGGCGGGCCTGCGCCCTGGTCACCCGGGCGCCCGGCGGGCACGGCGCCGTCCGGGAGGCGGCGGAGCGCCTCCTCGATCTCAAGGGGTTGCTGGACAAAGCGCTCGAACGCTATTATGATTAA
- a CDS encoding glycosyltransferase family 4 protein: MRFVLLTCDPPGAVSGGALYDRRLADALEAAGHRVVPVSVRGAGGLSARWVEAVRGLSPDAVLQDELCHVAFLRAHRRLRRAFRGPVAAVFHNLGARERRGPAAPLARRLEAAYLRRVDGVVCSTRAAAADLAALLRPPPPHVTAPPGRDHLGPDIPDPREIAARAGRPGPLRVLFLANLTPHKGLHVLIRALGRLAPESWTLDVIGSPEAAPAYARRLSSEIRRRGLAGRVRLHGRRTGAALAALLRRDHVLAVPSRYESFGIAYLEGMTFGLPPLATAEGGAGDLVAHGVSGFLVAPGDAPGLAAHLAALAGDRSRLARMGCAARARALAHPTWAEGLAPAVRFLEELVHRHRG, from the coding sequence ATGCGGTTCGTCCTGCTGACCTGCGATCCTCCGGGGGCGGTCTCGGGCGGCGCCCTCTACGACCGCCGCCTGGCCGATGCCCTCGAGGCCGCCGGTCACCGGGTCGTCCCGGTGTCGGTCCGGGGCGCCGGCGGCCTTTCGGCCCGGTGGGTGGAGGCGGTCCGGGGGCTGTCCCCGGACGCCGTCCTCCAGGACGAGTTGTGCCACGTCGCCTTCCTGCGGGCCCACCGGCGCCTGCGGCGGGCGTTCCGGGGCCCGGTGGCGGCGGTGTTCCACAACCTCGGGGCCCGGGAACGCCGGGGCCCGGCGGCTCCCCTGGCCCGGCGCCTCGAGGCGGCCTACCTTCGCCGGGTGGACGGCGTCGTCTGCAGCACCCGTGCCGCGGCCGCGGACCTGGCGGCGCTGCTTCGGCCGCCGCCCCCGCACGTCACGGCGCCTCCCGGCCGGGACCACCTCGGCCCGGACATCCCGGATCCCCGGGAGATCGCCGCCCGGGCCGGCCGCCCGGGGCCGCTCCGCGTGCTCTTCCTCGCCAACCTCACCCCCCACAAGGGGCTGCACGTCCTGATCCGGGCCCTCGGGCGCCTCGCGCCGGAGAGCTGGACCCTCGACGTGATCGGCAGCCCGGAGGCCGCCCCCGCCTATGCCCGGCGCCTTTCCAGTGAGATCCGCCGGCGGGGCCTGGCGGGCCGGGTTCGTCTCCACGGGCGGCGCACCGGTGCCGCCCTGGCGGCGCTCCTCCGGCGGGACCACGTCCTGGCCGTTCCCTCCCGCTACGAGTCCTTCGGCATCGCCTACCTGGAGGGGATGACCTTCGGGCTTCCCCCCCTCGCCACGGCCGAGGGCGGCGCCGGGGATCTCGTCGCCCACGGGGTCAGCGGGTTCCTCGTGGCCCCGGGGGACGCGCCGGGGCTGGCCGCTCACCTCGCGGCCCTCGCCGGCGACCGTTCCCGGCTCGCCCGCATGGGTTGCGCGGCCCGGGCCAGGGCCCTGGCGCACCCCACATGGGCCGAGGGCCTCGCCCCGGCCGTCCGTTTCCTGGAGGAACTGGTCCACCGGCACCGGGGCTGA